The proteins below come from a single Puniceicoccaceae bacterium genomic window:
- the dnaX gene encoding DNA polymerase III subunit gamma/tau — MADPYQVIARRWRPKNFTELVGQEHIVQTLKNAIEQNRIAHAYLFVGPRGTGKTSTARLFACALNAEGEPSIHPNTESDLAKSIMSGQSMDVIEIDGASNNSVDQIRDLRDDCKYAPTQCRYKIYIIDEVHMLSNAAFNALLKTLEEPPPHVKFFFATTEAHKVLPTIVSRCQRFEFRPIEDSVIVARLKHIAEVDGIQISDEALDSIAKLASGGMRDAQSILDQMIAFCGTQISEHDITDVYGLAPHEQLVKLADQIEAQDERALLSEIDQLVQEGRDLYRILLDLEKVFRSRMQTLLSQKGSPKGGYDIQAYVRVIDTLKSGEDAVKKGLTDRVNFEITLLKAIRELKSVSIDEVIRRIASIRDNLPEVSVKKKA; from the coding sequence ATGGCGGATCCCTATCAGGTCATCGCGCGACGCTGGCGCCCGAAAAATTTCACCGAACTGGTGGGTCAGGAGCACATCGTGCAAACCCTCAAAAATGCGATTGAACAGAATCGCATCGCGCATGCGTATCTCTTCGTAGGTCCTCGCGGCACGGGAAAAACCAGCACTGCGCGCCTCTTCGCCTGTGCGCTCAATGCCGAGGGTGAACCGTCCATCCATCCGAACACGGAATCCGATCTCGCAAAATCGATCATGTCCGGACAGTCGATGGATGTGATCGAAATCGACGGAGCTTCCAATAACTCGGTCGATCAGATTCGTGATCTGCGGGACGATTGTAAATACGCCCCCACACAGTGCCGCTACAAGATCTACATCATCGACGAAGTTCACATGCTCAGCAATGCGGCCTTCAACGCACTGCTCAAAACGCTCGAAGAACCACCCCCGCACGTAAAGTTTTTCTTCGCCACAACCGAAGCGCACAAAGTACTGCCGACCATTGTATCACGCTGTCAGCGTTTTGAGTTTCGCCCGATCGAGGATTCCGTCATCGTCGCGCGACTCAAGCACATCGCCGAAGTGGACGGCATTCAAATTTCCGATGAAGCGCTGGACTCGATTGCCAAACTGGCGAGCGGAGGCATGCGTGATGCCCAGTCAATCCTCGATCAGATGATTGCTTTTTGCGGCACTCAAATCAGTGAACACGACATCACCGATGTCTATGGACTTGCTCCCCATGAGCAACTGGTGAAGCTCGCCGATCAGATCGAAGCTCAGGATGAGCGTGCACTGCTGAGCGAAATCGATCAGCTCGTGCAGGAAGGGCGCGATCTCTATCGCATCCTGCTCGATCTCGAAAAGGTGTTTCGTTCGCGCATGCAAACCTTGCTCTCCCAGAAGGGAAGCCCCAAGGGTGGCTACGACATTCAGGCCTATGTGCGCGTGATTGATACGCTCAAATCGGGCGAAGACGCAGTGAAAAAGGGTCTGACGGATCGCGTCAATTTCGAGATCACCCTGTTGAAAGCAATTCGTGAACTGAAGTCAGTCTCCATTGATGAAGTCATCCGCCGCATTGCCAGCATCCGGGATAAC